The following are encoded together in the Bactrocera neohumeralis isolate Rockhampton chromosome 6, APGP_CSIRO_Bneo_wtdbg2-racon-allhic-juicebox.fasta_v2, whole genome shotgun sequence genome:
- the LOC126762607 gene encoding THO complex subunit 6, which produces MKDLKLKIMYNNVISQAISESGRFLFAGNRFGDIFAQDLHDLEKTDTPRSKVLVFPQPSQTEINSLCCHRDFLIVGAIGVVYGLSWNEEKRELSTTRKWEVKIPLDVDAVEVPDVNFLWLRAETDTLYAGCGDNIIYQINLEDGHIVRDYRGHSDYIHGVAGSDRGRIFSASEDGTVRFWSEQQKEATAKLEPSSNAQLMRPEYGKWIGAVATNDDWLICGGGPKFSIWHLGTMECMRDFEFPGKVHVCDFVEENLFVAGEHSHAQFYAMNGDIQANIPLEHTAAYSAVWQLEPIKFMSIAGYSNKLHILNDFRFLDSKIDLYGNTEE; this is translated from the exons atgaaAGATTTAAAGTTAAAGATTATGTACAATAACGTGATCTCACAAGCCATTTCAGAATCTGGCCGCTTTTTGTTCGCCGGTAACCGCTTTGGTGATATTTTTGCCCAAGA ctTGCATGACTTAGAAAAAACAGACACACCAAGATCTAAAGTACTTGTTTTCCCGCAGCCTAGTCAAACAGAGATTAACAGTCTCTGTTGTCATCGCGATTTTCTTATAGTGGGCGCCATCGGTGTTGTGTACGGTCTATCATGGAATGAAGAAAAGCGAGAACTGAGCACTACACGTAAATGGGAAGTGAAAATACCGCTAGACGTGGATGCCGTTGAAGTACCCGATGTGAATTTTCTATGGTTACGCGCCGAAACCGACACATTGTATGCCGGGTGTGGcgataatataatttatcaaaTCAATTTAGAGGATGGACACATTGTACGAGACTATCGAGGTCATTCTGATTACATACATGGTGTAGCAGGTAGCGATAGAGGGCGTATCTTTTCAGCTTCCGAAGATGGTACAGTTCGATTTTGGAGTGAGCAACAAAAAGAGGCAACAGCAAAATTAGAACCAAGTTCAAATGCACAACTAATGCGTCCGGAATATGGTAAATGGATAGGAGCGGTAGCTACTAATGATGATTGGCTCATATGTGGCGGTGGACCAAAGTTTTCGATTTGGCATTTGGGAACTATGGAGTGCATGCGGGACTTCGAGTTTCCAGGAAAGGTTCATGTCTGCGATTTCGTCGAGGAAAACCTATTTGTAGCCGGCGAGCACAGTCATGCACAGTTCTATGCCATGAATGGTGACATACAAGCAAATATACCGTTAGAACATACCGCTGCTTATTCGGCTGTATGGCAATTAGAGCCTATAAAATTCATGTCCATTGCGGGCTATAGCAATaagttacatattttaaatgatttccGTTTCTTAGACAGTAAAATTGACTTATATGGAAATACTGAggaataa
- the LOC126762578 gene encoding esterase-5B codes for MHIKFLLLFITVLFVTDISAFNDALIVNLPNGRIRGRDNNHYYSYESIPYAEPPLGPLRFESPRPYTRNWTDTFDATREPIECMQWDQYKSGADKLHGVEDCLTVNVYKPKLPAVEIAENGMPVVVLIHGGAFMFGSVRANGHENFMRNGRVIVVKMGYRLGPLGFLSTEDAVISGNFGMKDQRLAMQWIKTNIARFGGDPERIMVLGFSSGAVAVHLHILAQRNFTEYAKVAASFSGVAFNPWAITHKTRERAFELAKHLNCPDVSSSQLIKECLQRKPAAAIVRGVRNFLVFGYNPFTTFGPSIEDAAVEDAFLMRSPQQIVESGDFAQIPWLVSYAAQDGAYNAAELLQRMPRREELIEVFNDRWYDLAPYNLFYKDTMHTVEQMDDYSVALKRRYLGEKEFSIDTYPNVQRMYTDVLFRNGVEQAIRLQRQHATSPIYAYVYDNPAEEGIGEALSHRKDVKMGTVHGDDFFLIFNRIGRTKIRPDEQIISQKFLRMLENFAAKSDELSFGNCKFVDNVGKEEYQLMFITNDTCINKSILTLPSF; via the exons ATGCACAttaagtttttgcttttgtttataaCGGTTCTGTTTGTAACTGATATAAGTGCATTTAACGATGCATTAATCGTAAATTTACCGAACGGTAGAATACGCGGCCGCGATAACAATCACTACTACAGTTATGAATCCATTCCTTATGCAGAACCACCACTTGGTCCACTACGTTTTGAATCACCGCGTCCATATACTAGAAATTGGACGGACACATTTGACGCGACACGTGAACCAATCGAATGCATGCAATGGGATCAATATAAATCTGGCGCCGATAAACTACACGGTGTCGAAGATTGTCTCACGGTAAACGTCTACAAGCCAAAGTTGCCAGCCGTTGAAATTGCAGAAAATGGTATGCCAGTGGTGGTGCTTATACACGGTGGCGCCTTTATGTTCGGTTCAGTGCGCGCTAATGGTCATGAGAATTTTATGCGTAACGGACGTGTAATTGTTGTGAAAATGGGTTATCGTTTGGGTCCTTTGGGCTTTCTTAGTACTGAAGATGCGGTTATATCGGGTAATTTCGGCATGAAGGATCAACGTTTAGCGATGCAATGGATCAAGACGAATATTGCACGTTTTGGTGGTGATCCTGAACGTATTATGGTATTGGGTTTCTCCTCAGGCGCCGTTGCcgtacatttacatattttggcACAACGAAATTTTACAGAATATGCCAAAGTGGCCGCATCCTTTAGTGGTGTCGCTTTTAATCCATGGGCGATTACACATAAGACACGGGAGCGCGCCTTTGAATTGGCAAAACACCTTAACTGTCCAGATGTCAGTAGCTCACAATTGATTAAAGAATGTCTGCAGCGCAAACCGGCAGCGGCTATTGTACGTGGTGTGCGAAATTTTCTTGTCTTCGGTTATAATCCATTCACCACTTTTGGGCCTAGCATTGAAGATGCCGCTGTTGAGGATGCATTTTTGATGCGTTCACCTCAGCAGATAGTAGAATCAGGTGATTTCGCCCAAATACCTTGGTTAGTGTCTTATGCGGCACAGGATGGCGCTTACAATGCTGCAGAATTGCTACAACGTATGCCACGTAGAGAGGAGTTGATTGAAGTATTTAACGATCGGTGGTATGATTTAGCGCCATACAATTTGTTCTACAAGGACACTATGCATACTGTAGAACAGATGGATGATTACTCGGTAGCATTGAAACGTCGCTACTTGGGAGAAAAGGAATTCTCGATTGACACCTATCCGAATGTGCAACGGATGTATACGGATGTACTGTTCCGAAATGGTGTGGAGCAAGCAATCCGTTTGCAGCGACAACACGCAACTAGTCCAATTTATGCTTATGTTTATGATAATCCAGCGGAAGAGGGTATAGGTGAAGCGTTATCACACCGCAAAGATGTAAAAATGG GTACTGTGCATGGAGATgacttctttttaattttcaatcggATTGGAAGAACTAAAATACGCCCCGATGAACAAATAATATCGCAGAAATTCCttagaatgttggaaaatttCGCAGCAAAGAG TGATGAATTAAGCTTTGGTAATTGCAAATTTGTCGACAATGTTGGAAAAGAGGAGTATCAGCTAAtgtttattacaaatgatacaTGTATTAATAAGTCAATTTTAACTCTGCCatcgttttaa
- the LOC126762588 gene encoding 1-acyl-sn-glycerol-3-phosphate acyltransferase gamma-like, with protein sequence MISLAELKKLTIVHLGIAVTFFISGLVINFVQLILYIFLKPFNVVLFRHIMYYLCYSLYSQLIFIAEWYSNSTLHLYIDPEELEKFCGEEHAMIIQNHSYEIDWLCGWMFADKVHCLGNCKAYAKKAISYAPVMGWAWKFAEFVFLERSYDKDIEIISRQLKEVFAYPDPIWLLLNAEGTRFTPKKHEASVKFAEERGLPVLKHHLIPRTKGFTTSLPSMRGRCPAIYCTTLAFRKEAKNAPTISTLLNGYSVEGHLHARRIPVDSVPENEKEAAEWLHNLYREKDRLVESFHTTGNFFDASGFKEVPVTVLKYRPCSLINFALWAVFSISLVLYYLISSLLSQNWIGLSIAVGILVAFYILMVKSINMSKISKASSYGSESKADAKTK encoded by the exons ATGATTTCGTTGGCGGAGTTGAAAAAACTCACAATTGTGCATTTAGGCATAGCCGTAACCTTCTTTATATCGGGTTTGGTGATAAATTTTGTGCAGCTAATATTGTATATCTTTTTGAAACCCTTCAACGTCGTGCTCTTCAGACACATCATGTACTATCTCTGTTATTCATTGTACTCTC AGTTGATATTCATTGCCGAATGGTACTCAAATAGTACACTACATTTATACATCGATCCAGAGGAATTAGAAAAATTCTGTGGCGAGGAGCATGCTATGATTATTCAGAATCATTCATATGAAATTGATTGGCTATGCGGTTGGATGTTCGCCGACAAAGTACATTGTTTGGGCAATTGCAAAGCATATGCAAAGAAAGCTATTTCTTATGCGCCTGTAATGGGTTGGGCATGGAAATTCGCTGAATTTGTATTTTTGGAACGTTCGTATGACAAGGACATTGAAATAATTTCACGTCAATTAAAAGAGGTATTTGCTTATCCTGATCCCATATGGCTGCTGCTCAATGCTGAGGGTACACGTTTCACACCAAAGAAACATGAAGCTTCCGTTAAATTCGCGGAGGAGCGTGGTTTACCTGTATTGAAACACCATTTGATACCACGTACAAAAGGTTTTACGACAAGCCTACCAAGCATGCGTGGTCGCTGTCCCGCCATTTATTGCACTACTTTGGCCTTCAGAAAGGAAGCCAAG AATGCACCGACTATTTCCACACTGCTCAACGGATACTCTGTCGAAGGTCATTTGCATGCACGTCGTATTCCAGTAGACAGTGTGCCGGAAAATGAAAAGGAGGCGGCTGAGTGGTTACATAATTTGTATCGCGAGAAGGATCGTTTGGTCGAGAGCTTCCACACAACTGGCAATTTCTTTGATGCCTCTGGCTTTAAGGAGGTGCCCGTTACTGTTTTAAAATATCGCCCATGCAGTTTAATCAATTTTGCTCTCTGGGCTGTATTCTCGATATCGCTTGTACTCTATTATTTGATATCTTCACTTTTATCACAAAATTGGATCGGTCTTTCGATTGCTGTGGGCATACTTGTGGCAT tCTACATACTAATGGTTAAGTCAATCAATATGTCGAAAATCAGCAAAGCTTCATCCTACGGTTCCGAATCGAAAGCGGACGCAAAGACGAAGTAA
- the LOC126762587 gene encoding 1-acyl-sn-glycerol-3-phosphate acyltransferase gamma-like codes for MSPIMTFLTEIKKLRLIHLCIAITFFISGLVINLVQLTLHLTLKPFNVVLFRRIMFYLCYSLNSQLLFVAEWYSNSKLHVYIDPDDLEKFCGKEHVLLMMNHTYEIDWLAGWMFTEKNHVLGNCKAYAKKAISYVPAIGWAWYFAEFVFLERSYDKDKEIIARQLKEVFAYPDPVWLLLNAEGTRFTPKKHEASVKFAQERGMTVLKHHLIPRTKGFTASLPTLRGRCPAIYDVNLAFRKDAKHPPTISTILNGYPIEGYMFVRRIPLENVPEEETAAAEWLQNLFREKDRIIDSFHTTGSFFETSGFKAVPVKQFKYRPYNLLNFALWSLFSISLILYYLVSSFLAQNWIGLSIAVGILLAIYVMMVKSINMSKISKASSYGSETSKSK; via the exons ATGAGTCCAATCATGACTTTTCTTACGGAGATTAAAAAGTTAAGACTGATACACTTATGTATTGCGATCACTTTTTTCATATCGGGTCTGGTGATAAATTTGGTGCAGCTAACACTTCACTTGACATTAAAGCCCTTCAATGTTGTGCTCTTTAGACGCATCATGTTTTATCTCTGCTATTCGCTAAACTCAC AGCTACTATTTGTTGCCGAGTGGTACTCGAATAGCAAACTACATGTTTATATCGATCCAGACGACTTGGAGAAATTCTGTGGCAAGGAACATGTTTTATTAATGATGAATCATACATATGAAATTGACTGGCTAGCCGGCTGGATGTTTACGGAGAAAAATCACGTTTTGGGTAATTGCAAAGCGTATGCCAAGAAAGCTATATCATATGTACCCGCAATCGGTTGGGCATGGTATTTCGCTGAATTTGTATTCTTAGAGCGTTCCTACGATAAGGATAAAGAAATAATTGCGCGTCAATTGAAGGAGGTGTTTGCGTATCCAGATCCCGTATGGTTGCTGTTAAATGCCGAAGGTACACGCTTCACACCGAAAAAGCACGAGGCCTCCGTTAAATTTGCTCAAGAGCGTGGTATGACCGTACTGAAACATCATTTAATACCGCGCACCAAAGGTTTCACTGCTAGCTTACCCACGCTACGTGGCCGCTGTCCAGCCATTTACGACGTAAATTTGGCCTTCAGAAAGGACGCAAAG CACCCACCGACTATTTCTACGATATTAAATGGCTACCCCATAGAGGGTTACATGTTTGTCCGTCGCATCCCACTCGAGAATGTACCTGAAGAGGAGACAGCAGCTGCGGAGTGGCTGCAAAATTTGTTCCGCGAAAAGGATCGCATCATCGACAGCTTCCACACAACAGGCAGTTTCTTTGAAACATCAGGATTTAAGGCAGTGCCcgtaaaacaatttaaatatcgGCCATATAATCTACTCAATTTTGCACTCTGGTCATTATTTTCCATATCATTAATACTATACTATCTAGTGTCTTCATTTTTGGCACAAAATTGGATTGGTCTTTCGATTGCTGTCGGCATACTGTTAGCAA TCTACGTAATGATGGTGAAGTCAATAAATATGTCAAAAATCAGTAAAGCTTCCTCATATGGCTCCGAAACATCGAAGTCGAAGTAA